The genomic window tgtaaatgcaATATGCTTTCTTGAGGCCCGTTTTCTGCAGAttttctaagaagaaaacaaGGCATCCCGCATCATTCCATCATCCCTGATCCTCAGGTCTAGCTCATACTGTACCATTTTAAAATCTACATGTAGGTAAAATCTACATGTAGGTGTGAAACCAAATCTGTACATAGAAGTGCAAGCTTCAACACCTAAATACACATATTTAGGGACTGGTATGAAAATTGTGCATAATGAAACTCTGGATTAAAAACAGCTACCTTTTTCCTATGGCTTCTCTTCCCAGTTTTAATGATGCATGGTCAATTACAgtctaaaaatattcaataagaatTTTCATAAATAGCTGATAAACTTTACACCCCCACCTGGCTGTGAATCTTCCCTTTGTCTAATATCCGCACACTGTGTGCTGATATCTTTTGCCTCTTACTTAGCTGTCTTAAATGTCTGAGGCCCTGTGATGGTACCATCATAGTGCCTGTGTTCAGGTAACCTTTATTTAACATAATTATACCCCAAAGTGCAAGAGTAATGATGCTGGCCATCCAGATACAAGGAAAAGGAGCTATAAAATATCCCTATTACACGAATAAGCGAGAATCCTAAACTTaactaagaaaatgtaaaaacataTGCTGAGTTGCTAAAATCCATGGTAAGAACAAAACTAATTTTGAAATTGGGAGGAATACTTGCTTTGAGCTCAGATTTTAAAAGTTAACAGCCACAATGTATAAGTAACGAGTTAAAATGAAAAGGGCAATCAATTACAGGGCGATAAATCTTTAGTATTTAGAAGCCCAAGTATTCACAGAGGACCCTATAATGTATTCTTTGTGAGTAAAGGGGCCTAATGTACTTATAGCTTGATTCTCATTTATGTAAATCATATGCGTGCACTTGAAGCATGGTTGCTCAGTTTTTACCTtactggttatctctgttgttgttgcattattgttgttatttgtaCTGATAGGACCATTGTGGCTTTACCTACTCTGCAACCAAAGCTTTAGAATATTTATGGAAGGGTTTGATTTATAGACTCTCATTTACCTTTCATTGGCCCTGTAAGAGTATCAAGGCAGACACATTTGTGTGAATACAAAACAAAGACCCTTAAATTGTCCATTATTATGTCTGCCATAATTCCCAGTGCAAGCTTAAATGGTAGCTCCACTAACCTTTGGTACAATTTCCAACTCCGGATTATACTTTGCCTCATATCTAGGTTCCTTGGTCTCAGCCCTAATTTCAGATCTGGTCCTGGGTTTCTTAAGAAAGTGGGATGCAAAGCCCCTTTGCCGCTGTTTTACCATGGTGATCCAAGCTGGCTCCATAGAGGAATCTGCCTTCCAACTAGAGGtcttttctgagaaagaaataagaagtaTTAGAACCAAAGCCGGGCAGAAAGGATCATCAGTCTGGTTGAGGTTACCCACAATAGTGTTCTAAATGGGATCCTTGTGTTGGTTCCAAGCAAAATAAGTAGATACCAATTAGAGAAGGACCATTCTCTTTTGTACCCTTCCTAAAAACTAGGAAGATAGGGACTGAGTAGTTAAATAGATATGAATTAAAATGGGCATACTGTCCCTTACTGGACCCTTTATTTCCTTTAGCCATCCCTCTTCCCATCACTAAATCGGGGGAAAAAACAATGCTTGACAGGCAGGCTGAGAAAATTCTCAAGACAACAGAGGCTCAGACCATTGATGCAACCCTTACGAATCCAAGAAAAATCTTACAGAGTCTGTTACTTCTTCATCCCTTGTGCAAATATCGTAGTGAAATAGGTGCAATCAGAGGTGGAGACAAGACTTCAAGGATGAGTCTAAGGGTACAATGTTTTTAAGAAAGAGTAGTATTTACAAGATCCCCTTGATCTGAATTAAATTAAGATGATTTCAGGGTAAGAGTGAAAACATATTCCTCTTAATAAACTCAGTTTTGGAGTTCTGTTTGGCAGATTAAAGTGATATGCTATGtgcaaagttaaaaacaaaaccaaaaaaaccatagAATTCTGCCCAAAGTATGCTATGCATGAGGCACATGGAGAAGGAAAAAGCAGTGTCATGACTCTATTAATGAAAAGGGACTGGATCTCCAGACTGCTGCCTCCCTGGAAAAAGAATTACTTGTGAATGTCTTCATCCAGAGTTGGTCACTATCCCACCTCTAAATCCACAATTAATCCTGCCAAAGCAACAATTCAGTGGGAAGCCTAGAGGCTAGAGAATTCATGGCCCATTCATCCAAGGTTTTGCCTTACAGGCCGACCCTCTCTCTACCTAGGGAGACAAAACTCTCACCTGGAGGTCTGTAAACTGCTGACTTCTTCAAAGTGCCTTCATATCTGGGCCTGTTCCCTTGCTTTTCCTCAAATGCTGGGCTGGACTTCTCTGGAGCTCCGCCTGAGTCCTGGAGAGCTCCTTTGTTTGCCTGTTCTTTGCTTGCTCCTGCTACTGAAACTGGGACAAATGGCTTGCAAGGATCTGGATTCTCCATTCCAATCTTCTTTGAGGTTCTGCGCAACCGCACACCGAAAACATTTTCGACATCAGCCTTGCTGGTAGATAGAAGTGGAGAACTTCCACTTACATCACAACACTGAGGAACCTCGTCCTTAAAATAAGTGCTCATGGAAACAAATGGTTTCTGGGCGGGAGCAGAAGCCAAGGTGGCAGGTTTGGTAACAGAAGTTGGGGTGCTTTTAGTGAAATCCCCGTAGCTTTGTCCATATTTCACATTTTTTGTCGAAGCTGGGCCTTTCAGCGTGGGCCAGTAGCCAGTCTTCTTCTCAGGAATGGCTCCTTCAGCAGCAGCATTGGCAGAGTTTACATAAACTTGTTGCTGATAGTCAGTAATCAAGAAAGACTGAGGAGGGTGACCAGGAGGCTGATGGCCCTCAGAAATTCTCCACTCCGCAGGAACATTTGCTGAGTCCGCTGGTAAAACCCGTGGCTGCAACTCGGCTACATCGAAGGCTTGAGAAGGTTGTGTGGAAGGCAGCTGTCCTTCAGACCTCTTCCACTCATCGGGAAAACAAACCGAGGCTTTCTGCTTGTAGTCAAGCTTCCCCAGGGGCTGAGAGACATCCCCGGAAGAAGTGCTCCACTTCACAGAGGCACCCTCAGAAAACGGCAAAACTTTTTGAGGCTCTTCGGACTTTCTGGATAACTGAAAAGGCTGCTTCATGGGCAGATTCTTTAATGTGGTGTCTTTCTTGGGCTCGTCATCCCAGTTATATAAGAAGCCATGCTCGTCGAGTTTAGGCTTCAGTAGGGATCTGGAAGGACGGCTTCGGCCCCGAGTAAAGGGCTTTGAATAAAGGTCCATTTCACTAGCGGCATTCTCTGAAAATACTTGCTGTGCCATGAATTTCACAAAGGACTTGGAAGGTGGCCTGGTGTTCTGTGGTTTCTTGGGCCTCTCTTGAGCAGAAGCACTCTCTAGACGCGAGGACATTTCCTGAACTTTAGATCTTATTGAGAATGGGGTGTGACATTTGGGAGGCGGTGGCCTCCAAGGAATGCCTCCCTCCATAGAGGTACCCTCAAAGCTTGAGGGTGTTTTCTCAACTTTATGTTTGGTAATTGTTTTGGAAGGATGTCCCGAAAGCCAGGCCTCCCTCAAAACACCCCCCTCTCTGGCAACACCTTCTAGACCCGAGGCTGGCTGATGAGCATATTTGGGAGGCATTGATTCCATAGGAATGCTCCTTTCTCCAGAAGCTCTCAGAGAACCTGGGGAAACTTCTTCCTTGAAATCTGGGGTCACTGGGGGCTGAGAGTGCTGCCTTCTAGGCCTCCTCAATGTAGCAACTCCCTCTACTGCATAGCGCTCTGGATCTACTCTTCGCTGGAAGGGGAATCTGGAAGGTAGAGTGCTGCTCTTTGGCAAAGAAAGACTTGCTAACTCCTTGGAGGTTGGTTGCTTGACAACTGATCCCATCAATGGCTGAGTTCTCCTGGGAGCTGGTGGATCGAGAGGAATGCTCCATGAAGCAGCACGGTCTGGGGATACAGAGACTTGTTCAAATGCTGTGCTCTGCCATTGCTGCACAGAGTACCTAGAAGGTTTTGGCTCTACAGTGATGACCTGTGGTACAGATGTGTTCGTGGCTCCTCTGGAGACTGGTTGTTTGGCTACTGATCCCATCAAGGGCTGAGCTGATCCCATTCTGGTAGCTGGTGGATAAATAGGAACGGCCCATGCAGCAGGAACACTGCCTGGGGGTACAGATATTTGCTCAAAGGTAGGTGTCACCCATGGCTGTGGGGGGCATCTGGGAGGAACTGGCTGCATAGACAAGCTCCCTTGGGCCTCAGGGCTATCTGAACCTACAGGAACTTGCTTAAATTTAGGGTTTGCTTGTGTTTGGAAGATCTGTTTAGCAGATCCGGGCTCCATGGGGCCGCTCCATTGGGTGGAAGTGTTCACTGGATCTTGGGTCATCAGTGGCTGGAATTTGGGTATCACTGAAGACTGAGGAGGCAGCAGCTCCATTAAAATGGCATCTTCTACAGAGGTGCTTTCCGGGACTGGTTGGCTTTGATGACTTGGTAAGGGATGAGCAGAATATTTGGGGTGCAGTTGGCCCTTGGAAATCATTTTAGCAGCAACAGTCTCGGATTCTAACGGCACTTCTTGATAAGGCTGTAGCATAGGCTGGGAAACAGTCAGAGCCATATGCTCCGTAGAAGTGCTCCCTTCAAACACTGTGCTTTCTGGAGTGGAAGAAAATGATTGCTTTCCTTGAGGCTTCATCCATGGCTGGTACTGTGTCGGAAACTTTGGATCCATAGAAATACCTTTTTCCAAAGCAGATACCTGTTGCTGGACAAAGGGTTTCAATAGAGGCTGAGAAGGATGCTGGGGAGGTGGGCACTCCAAGGAAGCACCCGCCTCAAATGCGGCACTTTCTGCACTCGATGATATTTCTTTCTTGATGCCTGGCCTCACTGAAGGCTTCAGAGGATATCTGGAAGGCTGTGCAGCAATACTCTCTTCAAAAACAGTAAGTTCCGAATCCACAGAAACTTCTTGCTCAAGTCTTGGCCTGGTTGGTGGCTGAGAATGGTGTCTGAGAAGTACCGCCTCCGTAGAAGCCCCCTCTTCCATGGTTACAATGTCTGAACTGGAGGGGACATTTTGCTCAACATGGCACCCCTTCAAAGCCTTTCTAGGGGACACTGGCTGCATAAAAATGTCCCAGTCAGCAGAAACACCTTCTGGCTGTGCAAATACTTGATGCTCAGACCGAGGGCTCACCCAAGACTTGACAGTGTTTGTGGAAGGCTGTGGCTCTGCAGATTTGTTTGGTCCTACAGAAATGTTCACCAAGATAGGAGGTTGTTGTTGCGTACTTGAACTTACAATGGGTGGAGAACTGTGTATGGGGCGCACTGACTTGCCAGGAGCATTCCATTGTTTTAGAGAACTCTTTGAAACTGGGGACAACTCTTGCTGCTCTTCCTCTGAGCTGCTCAGATCCTCGGAACTGTGGTACTTCTCAACATAACT from Apodemus sylvaticus chromosome X, mApoSyl1.1, whole genome shotgun sequence includes these protein-coding regions:
- the Kiaa1210 gene encoding acrosomal protein KIAA1210 homolog, whose product is MEGLEASEDGKKKSKFKAFKSFFGKKKKKEAEEVSSEAAGPKPRVSSSSVVSVSSLQPVLEMQVMESKPKSGMGAKSISHDSVFCSDPEPEKTAGKLHSSPEPQRSRSLKIQALRSRGLSISPLLTRSEKVSQDLEKFFASDRTPKSSRRRSSHCSSTPRKSFSELSSDPELSQSSESSAQQPSGFSTPATSQGCLDSSAAKYKIALNPRKQKKKKSSSTSVKVNQEEQVYSVPPKEKSTIKTKQAEQNEQKMDSPGRSSQEQSYKTETQDKTVDETPTTDAASSYSILGLNPRRRRRRAKNEWGIIERGLLKSTQGYNLSTKVESSATEEMPGGEHSFLHLFLEKKGAGQPTTTEAEITSLQEMPSDKGDVERELADIDVEAQRAPAPQPTSTDVAESLISGPSPCHEHGPSEGKKRKDKTVLQWMRKSTSQEEATISRRDEAQVHMRPSEVCGEEEEVSSPCMPKFQLQMELSLESTTYPKEKHPRSGLRALSTSVSSATAEDDASIQMTPLPLRRWPNTREISSDSKSTSEYESSSEIQLSPARSFKPTYKPKDAVAAADKEDGDDDEDEDDEDDEDDDVFLKSENVDVKMSKMDPKQPLRYSSQSLGKSKARGASAELESSSEDERSCEEMTSAHSSQSLEEFEECSESRIFTRGSVPEEQPATRHHSQTLQELEEKEVSTESSSYVEKYHSSEDLSSSEEEQQELSPVSKSSLKQWNAPGKSVRPIHSSPPIVSSSTQQQPPILVNISVGPNKSAEPQPSTNTVKSWVSPRSEHQVFAQPEGVSADWDIFMQPPPTRPRLEQEVSVDSELTVFEESIAAQPSRYPLKPSVRPGIKKEISSSAESAAFEAGASLECPPPQHPSQPLLKPFVQQQVSALEKGISMDPKFPTQYQPWMKPQGKQSFSSTPESTVFEGSTSTEHMALTVSQPMLQPYQEVPLESETVAAKMISKGQLHPKYSAHPLPSHQSQPVPESTSVEDAILMELLPPQSSVIPKFQPLMTQDPQISVPPGSVPAAWAVPIYPPATRMGSAQPLMGSVITVEPKPSRYSVQQWQSTAFEQVSVSPDRAASWSIPLDPPAPRRTQPLMGSVVKQPTSKELASLSLPKSSTLPSRFPFQRRVDPERYAVEGVATLRRPRRQHSQPPVTPDFKEEVSPGSLRASGERSIPMESMPPKYAHQPASGLEGVAREGGVLREAWLSGHPSKTITKHKVEKTPSSFEGTSMEGGIPWRPPPPKCHTPFSIRSKVQEMSSRLESASAQERPKKPQNTRPPSKSFVKFMAQQVFSENAASEMDLYSKPFTRGRSRPSRSLLKPKLDEHGFLYNWDDEPKKDTTLKNLPMKQPFQLSRKSEEPQKVLPFSEGASVKWSTSSGDVSQPLGKLDYKQKASVCFPDEWKRSEGQLPSTQPSQAFDVAELQPRVLPADSANVPAEWRISEGHQPPGHPPQSFLITDYQQQVYVNSANAAAEGAIPEKKTGYWPTLKGPASTKNVKYGQSYGDFTKSTPTSVTKPATLASAPAQKPFVSMSTYFKDEVPQCCDVSGSSPLLSTSKADVENVFGVRLRRTSKKIGMENPDPCKPFVPVSVAGASKEQANKGALQDSGGAPEKSSPAFEEKQGNRPRYEGTLKKSAVYRPPGEKKTSSWKADSSMEPAWITMVKQRQRGFASHFLKKPRTRSEIRAETKEPRYEESEPITDILPKMTFLSTIPRHEMPQSGQHTKAVAFDSQKMLHPYTREREAKRSSSLPSKFLQPEEPEWFSMAKKKAQAWSQMADMMQ